A single Clavibacter nebraskensis NCPPB 2581 DNA region contains:
- a CDS encoding acyl-CoA dehydrogenase family protein produces MTLIDREPRPASGSPAPAPGTANANANANATADRPRPAPLGDAPVDRWKGAPRPTTPAAWIARAREVADILAVDQVERDRAGASPHQEVALLKHAGLVTLLGPAEHGGGGQTWDTAYKVIRAVARGDGSIGQLLGYHYLWAWAARLVGTDAQIAAVEELATTGNLLFGGAVNPRDSDLVIREDGDDLIFSGRKSFSTGGVVSDLTVLEGVLEGTDTHVFAIVPTDQPGIVFGHDWDSLGQRLTESGSVEIRDVRVPWTDAAGFVDKVFQPLVYGTLNVPAIQLVFANFYQGIAEGALTTAAAYTRSTTRAWPYGGDDKERATDEWYVLEGYGQLQSKLWASEALLDRVGAEISAVLHAPREKLTERKRGEIAVRVAAAKARIVEDGLEVGTRVFELTGARATASKVGLDVFWRNLRTHSLHDPIAYKRREVGRHVLLGEIPEPTWYT; encoded by the coding sequence ATGACCCTGATCGACCGCGAGCCCCGACCCGCATCCGGCTCCCCCGCGCCCGCCCCCGGCACCGCGAACGCGAACGCGAACGCGAACGCGACCGCCGACCGCCCGCGCCCCGCTCCCCTCGGCGACGCGCCCGTCGACCGCTGGAAGGGCGCACCCCGTCCCACGACACCGGCCGCGTGGATCGCCCGCGCCCGCGAGGTCGCCGACATCCTCGCCGTCGACCAGGTCGAGCGCGATCGCGCCGGCGCGAGCCCGCACCAGGAGGTCGCGCTCCTCAAGCACGCCGGCCTCGTCACGCTGCTCGGGCCCGCGGAGCACGGCGGCGGCGGGCAGACGTGGGACACCGCGTACAAGGTGATCCGCGCGGTCGCCCGCGGGGACGGATCCATCGGCCAGCTCCTCGGCTACCACTACCTCTGGGCGTGGGCGGCGCGGCTCGTCGGCACGGACGCGCAGATCGCGGCCGTGGAGGAGCTCGCCACGACCGGGAACCTCCTCTTCGGCGGCGCCGTGAACCCGCGCGACTCCGACCTCGTCATCCGCGAGGACGGCGACGACCTGATCTTCTCCGGACGGAAGTCCTTCAGCACGGGCGGAGTCGTCTCCGACCTCACGGTGCTCGAGGGCGTCCTCGAGGGCACCGACACGCACGTGTTCGCGATCGTGCCGACGGACCAGCCGGGCATCGTCTTCGGGCACGACTGGGACAGCCTCGGGCAGCGGCTCACGGAGTCGGGCTCGGTGGAGATCCGCGACGTGCGGGTGCCGTGGACCGACGCGGCCGGGTTCGTCGACAAGGTCTTCCAGCCGCTGGTCTACGGCACGCTCAACGTCCCCGCGATCCAGCTGGTGTTCGCGAACTTCTACCAGGGCATCGCCGAGGGCGCGCTCACGACGGCCGCCGCGTACACGCGCAGCACCACGCGCGCCTGGCCGTACGGCGGCGACGACAAGGAGCGCGCGACCGACGAGTGGTACGTGCTCGAGGGCTACGGGCAGCTGCAGTCGAAGCTCTGGGCGTCGGAGGCGCTGCTGGATCGGGTGGGCGCGGAGATCAGCGCCGTGCTGCACGCGCCGCGCGAGAAGCTCACCGAGCGGAAGCGCGGCGAGATCGCCGTCCGGGTCGCGGCGGCCAAGGCGCGCATCGTGGAGGACGGGCTCGAGGTCGGCACGCGCGTGTTCGAGCTGACCGGTGCGCGCGCGACCGCGTCCAAGGTCGGGCTCGACGTCTTCTGGCGGAACCTCCGCACGCACAGCCTCCACGACCCGATCGCCTACAAGCGCCGCGAGGTCGGCCGGCACGTGCTGCTCGGCGAGATCCCGGAGCCGACCTGGTACACGTGA
- the der gene encoding ribosome biogenesis GTPase Der, with translation MADHDDDFPELDSGLHERLSSIDEELAAQRAQTLRAGLEDYDLDDEDLEVLEAATDDPDQVTYLPALPVLAVVGRPNVGKSALINRILGRREAVVEDTPGVTRDRVSYKAEYGGRWFTLVDTGGWEPDAKGINASVAMQAEIAMDLADAVLFVVDANVGATSTDEHVVRLLRKTKKTVILAANKVDDARQEPNAASLWSLGLGEPHPVSALHGRGVADLLDLVLKTLPLVSKVAKEEVGGPRRVAILGRPNVGKSSLLNKAAGEERVVVNELAGTTRDPVDEQVEIAGKVWRFVDTAGIRRRMHLAQGADFYASLRTSAALEKAEVAVVMIDVSEVISEQDIRIIELVLESGRALVLAFNKWDLLDDERRRYLEREIETDLAHVSWAPRVNISARTGRHMEKLVPALETALESWDTRIATGKFNAFLAELTAAHPHPVRGGKQPRILFGTQASSRPPTFVLFTTGYLDPQYRRYIQRRLREIYGFEGSPIIVNMRVREKRKR, from the coding sequence ATGGCTGATCACGACGACGACTTCCCCGAGCTCGACAGCGGGCTCCACGAGCGCCTGTCGAGCATCGACGAGGAGCTCGCGGCCCAGCGCGCGCAGACGCTCCGCGCCGGGCTCGAGGACTACGACCTGGACGACGAGGACCTCGAGGTCCTCGAGGCCGCGACGGACGACCCCGACCAGGTCACGTACCTGCCGGCGCTGCCCGTGCTCGCGGTCGTCGGCCGCCCGAACGTCGGCAAGTCGGCGCTCATCAACCGCATCCTCGGTCGCCGCGAGGCCGTCGTCGAGGACACCCCCGGCGTCACGCGCGACCGCGTCTCCTACAAGGCCGAGTACGGCGGACGCTGGTTCACGCTCGTCGACACCGGCGGCTGGGAGCCCGACGCGAAGGGCATCAACGCGTCCGTGGCCATGCAGGCCGAGATCGCGATGGACCTCGCCGACGCCGTGCTCTTCGTCGTCGACGCGAACGTGGGCGCCACGAGCACGGACGAGCACGTCGTCCGCCTGCTCCGCAAGACCAAGAAAACGGTGATCCTCGCGGCCAACAAGGTCGACGACGCGCGCCAGGAGCCGAACGCCGCCTCGCTGTGGTCGCTCGGCCTCGGCGAGCCGCACCCCGTCTCCGCGCTGCACGGCCGCGGCGTCGCGGATCTCCTCGACCTCGTGCTGAAGACCCTGCCGCTCGTCTCCAAGGTCGCCAAGGAGGAGGTCGGCGGACCCCGCCGCGTCGCCATCCTCGGCCGCCCGAACGTCGGCAAGTCGAGCCTGCTCAACAAGGCCGCGGGCGAGGAGCGCGTGGTCGTCAACGAGCTCGCCGGCACCACGCGCGACCCGGTCGACGAGCAGGTGGAGATCGCCGGCAAGGTGTGGCGCTTCGTCGACACCGCCGGCATCCGCCGCCGCATGCACCTCGCCCAGGGCGCCGACTTCTACGCGTCGCTGCGCACGAGCGCGGCGCTGGAGAAGGCGGAGGTCGCGGTCGTCATGATCGACGTCTCCGAGGTCATCAGCGAGCAGGACATCCGCATCATCGAGCTGGTGCTCGAGTCGGGCCGCGCGCTCGTGCTGGCGTTCAACAAGTGGGACCTCCTCGACGACGAGCGCCGCCGCTACCTCGAGCGCGAGATCGAGACCGACCTCGCGCACGTGTCGTGGGCGCCGCGCGTCAACATCTCCGCCCGCACCGGCCGCCACATGGAGAAGCTCGTGCCGGCGCTCGAGACGGCGCTGGAGTCGTGGGACACCCGCATCGCGACGGGCAAGTTCAACGCGTTCCTCGCCGAGCTCACCGCGGCGCACCCGCACCCCGTGCGCGGCGGCAAGCAGCCGCGCATCCTGTTCGGCACGCAGGCCTCCAGCCGTCCGCCGACATTCGTGCTCTTCACGACCGGGTACCTCGACCCGCAGTACCGTCGCTACATCCAGCGCCGCCTGCGCGAGATCTACGGCTTCGAGGGCAGCCCGATCATCGTCAACATGCGCGTGCGGGAGAAGCGGAAGCGCTAG
- the cmk gene encoding (d)CMP kinase, whose product MTGDAVNAPDPVERDPLEDALLVDATLNRTVVAVDGPAGSGKSSVSRAAARALGFDYQDTGAAYRALSWFALESGVDTEDPATVTSLIEGFDYDIAIDPSETRVSVRGTDVTEAIREPRVSAVVSRVARVPEVRHYMVELFRSLMASSDKPGIVVEGRDITTVVAPDAQVRILLTASPEARMSRRSAETSTQSAAAVGESLASRDRADSQVVDFMNAADGVTTIDSTDIDFDQTVQAVVDLVHARTD is encoded by the coding sequence ATGACCGGAGACGCTGTGAACGCACCCGACCCCGTGGAGAGGGATCCCCTCGAGGACGCCCTGCTGGTCGACGCCACGCTCAACCGCACGGTCGTCGCCGTCGACGGCCCCGCAGGCAGCGGCAAGTCGAGCGTGAGCCGCGCCGCCGCGCGCGCCCTCGGCTTCGACTACCAGGACACGGGCGCCGCCTACCGCGCGCTCAGCTGGTTCGCGCTGGAGAGCGGCGTCGACACCGAGGATCCCGCGACCGTCACGAGCCTCATCGAGGGCTTCGACTACGACATCGCGATCGACCCGTCCGAGACCCGGGTCTCCGTTCGCGGCACCGACGTCACCGAGGCGATCCGCGAGCCCCGCGTCTCCGCCGTCGTGAGCCGCGTGGCCCGCGTGCCCGAGGTGCGGCACTACATGGTGGAGCTGTTCCGGTCGCTCATGGCGTCGAGCGACAAGCCCGGCATCGTGGTCGAGGGCCGCGACATCACGACGGTCGTCGCGCCCGACGCCCAGGTCCGCATTCTGCTGACGGCCTCCCCGGAAGCTAGGATGAGCAGGCGTTCCGCGGAGACGTCGACCCAGTCGGCAGCCGCGGTCGGCGAATCACTCGCCTCCCGGGATCGGGCCGACTCGCAGGTCGTCGATTTCATGAACGCCGCAGATGGTGTGACCACCATCGACTCCACGGACATCGACTTCGACCAGACCGTCCAGGCGGTGGTCGATCTCGTTCACGCACGAACAGATTGA
- a CDS encoding prephenate dehydrogenase encodes MSEAAGAAAATDTRVQGTVRIVGTGLLGTSIALGLRARGVDVVLADASPTTLRLAADMGAGRIADISPTPDRPSLVIVCVPPDVTARVVAAELAAHPDALVTDVASVKAAPLAELAAMGADLSRYLGSHPLAGRERGGPVSATGDLFLGRPWVIAGHDGITYAAGAPVEQLILDLGAVPIEMTADEHDASVALVSHVPQVVASLLASRLADGDAAALGLSGQGLRDTTRIASSDAALWVQILGANASRIVPILKALRTDLDEVIDALDDVDAQGARLRVAERIHAGNAGVARIPGKHGQDRRFAAVTVMIDDRPGQLAALISDVGAADVSIEDLRLEHSQGAQVGLVEIAVLPEARDRLVARLDERDWRIAG; translated from the coding sequence GTGAGCGAGGCCGCGGGCGCGGCCGCCGCCACCGACACGCGCGTGCAGGGGACCGTCCGCATCGTCGGCACGGGCCTCCTCGGCACGAGCATCGCGCTCGGGCTGCGGGCGCGCGGCGTCGACGTGGTGCTGGCCGACGCGTCGCCGACCACGCTCCGCCTCGCGGCCGACATGGGCGCGGGCCGCATCGCCGACATCTCGCCGACGCCCGACCGGCCGTCGCTCGTCATCGTCTGCGTCCCGCCGGACGTGACCGCGCGCGTGGTCGCCGCCGAGCTCGCCGCGCACCCGGACGCGCTCGTCACCGACGTCGCGAGCGTGAAGGCCGCGCCGCTCGCGGAGCTCGCCGCGATGGGCGCCGACCTCTCCCGCTACCTCGGCTCCCACCCGCTCGCCGGGCGCGAGCGCGGCGGCCCCGTCTCCGCGACGGGCGACCTCTTCCTCGGCCGGCCCTGGGTCATCGCGGGCCACGACGGCATCACGTACGCCGCGGGCGCGCCCGTCGAGCAGCTGATCCTCGACCTCGGCGCGGTGCCGATCGAGATGACGGCGGACGAGCACGACGCCTCCGTGGCGCTCGTCTCGCACGTGCCGCAGGTCGTCGCGAGCCTCCTGGCGTCGCGGCTCGCCGACGGCGACGCGGCGGCGCTCGGCCTCTCCGGGCAGGGCCTCCGCGACACGACGCGCATCGCGTCGAGCGACGCCGCGCTGTGGGTGCAGATCCTCGGCGCGAACGCCTCCCGCATCGTGCCGATCCTCAAGGCCCTCCGCACCGACCTCGACGAGGTGATCGACGCGCTCGACGACGTCGACGCGCAGGGGGCCCGGCTGCGGGTGGCCGAGCGGATCCACGCGGGCAACGCCGGCGTCGCGCGCATCCCCGGCAAGCACGGCCAGGACCGCCGCTTCGCCGCCGTGACCGTGATGATCGACGACCGCCCCGGCCAGCTGGCCGCGCTGATCTCCGACGTCGGCGCCGCCGACGTCAGCATCGAGGACCTGCGCCTCGAGCACTCCCAGGGCGCGCAGGTGGGTCTCGTGGAGATCGCCGTGCTGCCCGAGGCCCGCGACCGCCTGGTCGCGCGGCTCGACGAACGTGACTGGAGGATCGCCGGATGA
- a CDS encoding pseudouridine synthase, which produces MTPSSDHAWQPHSNAQADEPVQGVRLQKVMAAAGVASRRVCEDMIAAGRVTVNGEVVTEPGRRIAPDVDEVAVDDQAVQLDTSKRYLMLNKPVGIYSSLRDERGRPDLREFTEEFEERLFNVGRLDAETSGLLILTNDGDLAHVLAHPSFGVLKTYIAKVTGRVTPQTIQRLTQGVDLEDGPIQADRARILSGGGDQTLVEITLHSGRNRIVRRMLDEVGHPVEELVRRQFGPLHLGSLGVGRVRDLTSDELGQLLTISREARAQAGPATPQGASADAEAQGDVDREDGE; this is translated from the coding sequence ATGACCCCCTCCTCTGACCATGCCTGGCAGCCCCACTCGAATGCACAGGCGGACGAGCCGGTGCAGGGCGTCCGCCTGCAGAAGGTGATGGCCGCCGCCGGCGTCGCCAGCCGCCGGGTCTGCGAGGACATGATCGCCGCGGGCCGCGTCACCGTGAACGGCGAGGTCGTCACCGAGCCCGGCCGCCGGATCGCCCCCGACGTCGACGAGGTCGCGGTCGACGACCAGGCCGTGCAGCTCGACACCTCCAAGCGCTACCTCATGCTCAACAAGCCCGTCGGCATCTACTCCTCGCTGCGCGACGAGCGCGGGCGCCCCGACCTCCGCGAGTTCACGGAGGAGTTCGAGGAGCGCCTGTTCAACGTCGGCCGCCTCGACGCGGAGACGAGCGGGCTGCTGATCCTCACGAACGACGGCGACCTGGCGCACGTGCTCGCGCACCCGTCCTTCGGCGTGCTGAAGACGTACATCGCGAAGGTCACGGGCCGGGTCACGCCGCAGACGATCCAGCGCCTCACGCAGGGCGTGGACCTCGAGGACGGGCCGATCCAGGCGGACCGCGCGCGCATCCTCTCGGGCGGCGGCGACCAGACGCTCGTGGAGATCACGCTGCACTCGGGCCGCAACCGCATCGTGCGCCGCATGCTCGACGAGGTCGGCCACCCGGTGGAGGAGCTGGTGCGCCGCCAGTTCGGGCCGCTGCACCTCGGATCCCTCGGGGTCGGCCGCGTGCGCGACCTCACCTCCGACGAGCTCGGCCAGCTCCTCACCATCTCGCGCGAGGCCCGCGCGCAGGCCGGACCCGCGACGCCGCAGGGCGCGAGCGCGGACGCCGAGGCGCAGGGGGACGTGGACCGCGAGGACGGCGAGTGA
- the scpB gene encoding SMC-Scp complex subunit ScpB gives MAAEPVDPADGTVAEPADADAPIDLDRALEALLMVADEPQSVTTLATATSTPVKEVRRAIQRLVDDFDGRTGGVRRGFELREVGGGWRVYVRPEYDTVIRDHVLTQNPTRLSQAALETLAVIAYKQPISRSQVAAIRAVNVDSVVRTLLARGLVTEAFTDGETGAIHYGTTDHLLTQLGINSLDELPPISPLLPDGAEGFHDPLL, from the coding sequence ATGGCAGCTGAGCCGGTGGATCCCGCAGACGGCACCGTCGCCGAGCCGGCGGACGCCGACGCCCCGATCGACCTCGACCGAGCGCTCGAGGCGCTGCTCATGGTCGCCGACGAGCCGCAGAGCGTGACGACCCTCGCGACGGCCACCTCCACGCCCGTGAAGGAGGTGCGCCGCGCGATCCAGCGGCTCGTCGACGACTTCGACGGGCGGACCGGGGGAGTGCGCCGCGGCTTCGAGCTGCGCGAGGTCGGCGGCGGCTGGCGCGTGTACGTGCGGCCCGAGTACGACACCGTGATCCGCGACCACGTGCTCACGCAGAACCCCACGCGCCTCTCGCAGGCGGCCCTCGAGACGCTCGCGGTGATCGCGTACAAGCAGCCGATCAGCCGCAGCCAGGTCGCCGCGATCCGCGCCGTGAACGTCGACTCGGTGGTGCGGACGCTGCTCGCACGGGGGCTCGTGACCGAGGCCTTCACCGACGGCGAGACCGGCGCGATCCATTACGGTACGACAGACCACCTGCTCACGCAGCTCGGCATCAACTCGCTCGACGAGCTCCCCCCGATCTCCCCGTTGCTCCCCGACGGGGCGGAAGGCTTCCATGACCCCCTCCTCTGA
- a CDS encoding segregation and condensation protein A, whose protein sequence is MAPSRRGAPLAEPELAADASVVRADPERAFRVSIGNFEGPFDLLLSLIGSHEMDITEVSLSLVTNEFIAHIRGLDGPEDLDEASSFLVVAATLLDLKLVGLLPQGELVDAEDVALLEARDLLFARLLQYRAFKQAASWFQERLAAESGRAFRDVPLEERFRAQVPELVWTTSPADLAAIALLALAPREIPTVGLDHLHAPLVSIREQAAVVVARLRSGVPVTFRDLVADAGLTGVVIARFLAVLELYRVAAIEFDQPEALGELTLTWTAESWTDDTLASLGAGYGS, encoded by the coding sequence GTGGCGCCGTCGCGTAGGGGCGCACCCCTGGCCGAGCCGGAGCTCGCGGCCGACGCCTCCGTCGTCCGGGCGGATCCGGAGCGCGCCTTCCGCGTCAGCATCGGCAACTTCGAGGGCCCGTTCGACCTGCTGCTGTCGCTCATCGGCAGCCACGAGATGGACATCACCGAGGTGAGCCTCAGCCTCGTGACTAACGAGTTCATCGCGCACATCCGCGGGCTCGACGGGCCGGAGGACCTCGACGAGGCGAGCTCGTTCCTCGTGGTCGCCGCGACGCTGCTCGACCTCAAGCTCGTGGGGCTCCTGCCGCAGGGCGAGCTCGTGGACGCCGAGGACGTGGCGCTGCTCGAGGCGCGCGACCTGCTCTTCGCCCGGCTGCTGCAGTACCGCGCGTTCAAGCAGGCGGCCAGCTGGTTCCAGGAGCGGCTGGCCGCGGAGTCCGGCCGCGCGTTCCGCGACGTGCCGCTCGAGGAGCGGTTCCGCGCGCAGGTGCCCGAGCTCGTCTGGACCACGTCGCCCGCCGACCTCGCGGCCATCGCGCTGCTCGCGCTCGCGCCGCGCGAGATCCCGACCGTGGGGCTCGATCACCTGCACGCGCCGCTCGTGAGCATCCGCGAGCAGGCCGCCGTCGTCGTCGCGCGGCTGCGGAGCGGCGTGCCGGTGACGTTCCGGGATCTCGTCGCGGACGCGGGGCTCACGGGCGTCGTCATCGCGCGCTTCCTCGCGGTGCTCGAGCTGTACCGGGTCGCCGCGATCGAGTTCGACCAGCCGGAGGCGCTCGGGGAGCTCACGCTCACGTGGACCGCCGAGAGCTGGACCGACGACACCCTCGCGAGTCTGGGGGCGGGCTATGGCAGCTGA
- a CDS encoding ParA family protein, with protein sequence MDVPVLGPTGRELREFAEPEPLQGHGPAKIISLCNQKGGVGKTTTAINLGASLASYGRRVLAVDFDPQGALSAGLGVQTHDAVTIYDLLLGTVKDPREAIQTTGFEGLDVIPANIDLSAAEVHLVNEVAREQILASVLRKVSADYDVILIDCQPSLGLLTVNALTASHGVLIPLECEFFALRGVALLVETIEKVKDRLNPGLALDGILATMYDSRTLHSREVLQRVVEAFDDSVLETVIGRTVKFPDASVAGKPIIQFAPEHPAALAYRKVARELVARGAVA encoded by the coding sequence ATGGACGTCCCCGTGCTCGGACCCACCGGTCGGGAACTGCGCGAGTTCGCCGAGCCCGAGCCCCTCCAGGGCCACGGACCGGCCAAGATCATCTCCCTCTGCAACCAGAAGGGCGGCGTCGGCAAGACGACCACCGCCATCAACCTCGGCGCCTCGCTCGCGAGCTACGGCCGCCGCGTGCTGGCCGTCGACTTCGACCCGCAGGGCGCGCTGTCGGCGGGCCTCGGCGTGCAGACGCACGACGCCGTCACCATCTACGACCTCCTGCTCGGCACCGTGAAGGACCCGCGCGAGGCCATCCAGACCACGGGCTTCGAGGGCCTCGACGTCATCCCCGCCAACATCGACCTCTCGGCCGCGGAGGTGCACCTCGTCAACGAGGTCGCCCGCGAGCAGATCCTCGCCAGCGTGCTGCGCAAGGTGAGCGCCGACTACGACGTCATCCTCATCGACTGCCAGCCGTCGCTCGGCCTCCTCACCGTCAACGCCCTCACGGCGAGCCACGGCGTGCTCATCCCGCTCGAGTGCGAGTTCTTCGCCCTCCGCGGCGTCGCGCTGCTCGTCGAGACGATCGAGAAGGTCAAGGACCGGCTGAACCCGGGGCTCGCGCTCGACGGGATCCTCGCGACCATGTACGACTCGCGCACGCTGCACTCGCGCGAGGTGCTCCAGCGCGTGGTCGAGGCGTTCGACGACAGCGTGCTCGAGACCGTGATCGGCCGCACCGTGAAGTTCCCGGACGCGTCGGTGGCGGGCAAGCCCATCATCCAGTTCGCGCCCGAGCACCCGGCCGCGCTCGCGTACCGCAAGGTGGCGCGGGAGCTCGTCGCGCGTGGCGCCGTCGCGTAG
- a CDS encoding site-specific tyrosine recombinase XerD: MTDAADGPGGAAPDAAPEVPVALRRAVDRWLRHVEVERGLSRNTIQAYRRDLARYAAHLAAEGVVDPAGARPAHVAGFAQRVRDPEHGGLTASSLARMLSSVRSFHRFLVEEGIVDVDVSAEQKPPKLPSRLPKAVSIETMGRILDATDGDEPLRVRDKALLELLYATGARVSEITALTVDDVLGPDGAAAEIVRVLGKGGKQRIVPVGSFARRAVDAYLVRVRPILAARGTATPALFLGLRGHALSRQNAWLVIKAAAERAGVTEEMSPHTFRHSFATHLIAGGADVRVVQELLGHSSVATTQIYTRVTVDTLRDVYTTAHPRARRA; this comes from the coding sequence GTGACCGACGCGGCCGACGGACCCGGGGGAGCGGCGCCCGACGCCGCCCCCGAGGTCCCGGTCGCGCTGCGGCGCGCCGTCGACCGCTGGCTCCGGCACGTCGAGGTGGAGCGGGGCCTGTCCCGCAACACGATCCAGGCGTACCGCCGCGACCTCGCGCGCTACGCGGCGCACCTCGCGGCCGAGGGCGTCGTGGATCCGGCCGGCGCCCGCCCCGCGCACGTCGCCGGCTTCGCGCAGCGCGTCCGCGACCCCGAGCACGGAGGCCTCACGGCGTCGTCGCTCGCGCGCATGCTCTCCAGCGTCCGGAGCTTCCACCGGTTCCTCGTGGAGGAGGGCATCGTCGACGTCGACGTGTCCGCCGAGCAGAAGCCGCCCAAGCTGCCGAGCCGCCTGCCGAAGGCCGTCTCCATCGAGACGATGGGACGGATCCTCGACGCGACCGACGGCGACGAGCCGCTCCGCGTGCGCGACAAGGCCCTGCTCGAGCTGCTGTACGCGACGGGCGCGCGCGTGAGCGAGATCACGGCGCTCACGGTCGACGACGTGCTCGGCCCCGACGGCGCCGCCGCCGAGATCGTGCGCGTGCTCGGCAAGGGCGGCAAGCAGCGCATCGTGCCCGTGGGGTCGTTCGCGCGCCGGGCCGTCGACGCCTACCTCGTGCGCGTCCGCCCGATCCTCGCGGCCCGCGGCACCGCGACGCCCGCGCTCTTCCTGGGCCTGCGCGGCCACGCGCTCTCCCGGCAGAACGCATGGCTCGTGATCAAGGCCGCCGCCGAGCGCGCGGGCGTCACGGAGGAGATGTCGCCGCACACCTTCCGGCACTCGTTCGCGACGCACCTCATCGCGGGCGGCGCCGACGTGCGCGTGGTGCAGGAGCTGCTCGGCCACTCGTCCGTGGCGACCACGCAGATCTACACGCGCGTGACCGTCGACACCCTGCGCGACGTCTACACGACCGCGCACCCGCGTGCCCGCCGGGCGTGA
- a CDS encoding NUDIX domain-containing protein, which produces MTDLRDDPVSYDVTSSEKVFQGKIWDIRRETFRYGDGEITREFVDHTGAVAVLAIDDEDRVLLIKQYRHPVRMREWEIPAGLLDITGEPPLEAVQRELAEEADLVAAEWSVLAEYYTTPGGSDEAIRVYLARGLTPTAEAFARTDEEADIEVRWVDFDEVVTAVLERRIQNPSTVIAVLQAHIARSRGWATLGPADAPWPRHPKLRDGGGASAS; this is translated from the coding sequence GTGACCGACCTGCGCGACGACCCGGTCTCGTACGACGTCACGTCGAGCGAGAAGGTGTTCCAGGGCAAGATCTGGGACATCCGCCGCGAGACGTTCCGGTACGGCGACGGCGAGATCACGCGCGAGTTCGTCGACCACACGGGCGCTGTCGCGGTGCTCGCGATCGACGACGAGGACCGCGTGCTCCTCATCAAGCAGTACCGGCACCCCGTGCGCATGCGCGAATGGGAGATCCCGGCCGGGCTCCTCGACATCACCGGCGAGCCGCCGCTCGAGGCCGTGCAGCGCGAGCTCGCGGAGGAGGCCGACCTGGTCGCCGCCGAGTGGAGCGTGCTGGCGGAGTACTACACGACGCCCGGCGGCAGCGACGAGGCGATCCGCGTCTACCTCGCGCGCGGCCTGACCCCCACGGCGGAGGCGTTCGCGCGCACCGACGAGGAGGCCGACATCGAGGTGCGCTGGGTGGACTTCGACGAGGTCGTCACCGCGGTGCTCGAGCGGCGGATCCAGAACCCGTCGACCGTGATCGCGGTGCTGCAGGCGCACATCGCGCGCTCGCGCGGTTGGGCGACGCTCGGCCCCGCCGACGCGCCCTGGCCGCGGCACCCGAAGCTGCGCGACGGCGGAGGCGCGTCCGCCTCGTGA